A part of Halobacillus shinanisalinarum genomic DNA contains:
- a CDS encoding NAD(P)/FAD-dependent oxidoreductase, which yields MKRLVILGGGYGGLKILMNLISNNLPDDVHITVIDRNPYHSLKTEFYTIAAGTVADRDVRMEFPSDDQVDYVFGEIEQIDIEQQQISIKQSSEAIPYDYLVLSLGCEDNYHGIEGVEEFTESVQTFDKARSTGLAIGNLKAYGKVTIVGAGLSGIEVASEVRESRPDLNIRLLDRGASVLKAFDSKIQEYVEEWFAKNDVEVIHHSNVEYVEKDGVCNNGVCYLNDVTVWTAGVRPNYLVRGLPFEKDEQEKIVLNDYYQVPTQKNVYVVGDCASSYHSPSAQLAGQQGEQIAEILGSIFKNEEPVKPEEIKLKGTLGSLGKSDGFGNMMKQPVTGRLPRLAKSGVLWLSKRH from the coding sequence ATGAAAAGATTAGTTATATTGGGCGGCGGCTATGGCGGACTTAAAATATTGATGAATTTAATTTCAAATAATCTGCCTGACGATGTACATATTACCGTTATTGATCGAAATCCATACCATTCCTTAAAAACGGAATTTTATACCATCGCGGCTGGGACGGTTGCCGACCGAGATGTACGGATGGAGTTTCCTTCAGATGACCAAGTCGACTATGTGTTTGGCGAGATCGAACAAATTGACATTGAGCAACAGCAAATTTCCATAAAACAATCTAGCGAAGCGATTCCCTACGACTATTTAGTCCTCTCCCTTGGCTGTGAGGATAATTACCATGGCATTGAAGGGGTCGAGGAATTTACCGAAAGTGTTCAAACCTTCGACAAAGCGCGTAGTACTGGCCTCGCAATCGGGAATTTAAAAGCCTATGGAAAAGTGACCATTGTCGGTGCTGGGTTAAGCGGCATCGAAGTGGCTTCAGAAGTAAGAGAAAGCAGGCCAGATTTGAATATACGATTACTGGACAGAGGAGCTTCTGTTCTGAAGGCATTCGACTCAAAAATCCAAGAGTATGTGGAAGAATGGTTCGCCAAAAACGATGTAGAGGTCATCCACCATTCTAATGTTGAATATGTAGAAAAAGATGGCGTTTGTAATAATGGGGTCTGCTACCTTAATGATGTTACGGTTTGGACAGCTGGTGTCAGACCAAATTACTTAGTACGTGGACTTCCTTTTGAAAAAGATGAGCAAGAGAAAATTGTCTTGAACGATTATTACCAAGTTCCCACCCAGAAAAACGTCTATGTCGTAGGGGACTGTGCTTCATCCTACCACTCCCCAAGTGCCCAGTTAGCCGGCCAGCAAGGTGAACAAATCGCTGAGATATTAGGGTCTATCTTCAAAAACGAAGAGCCGGTGAAACCAGAGGAAATTAAGCTGAAAGGTACACTTGGCTCACTTGGTAAGTCTGATGGATTCGGCAATATGATGAAGCAGCCTGTAACAGGTAGACTGCCTCGTTTAGCGAAATCCGGGGTGCTTTGGCTTAGTAAACGACACTAA
- a CDS encoding C39 family peptidase encodes MICIYSLVFVEWGEYKEIEQDNSLEPQTSESLIKLNQTVVQDEKAKPESLLDVPLLNQMDAPRLYNGCEVTSMAMILNYFDINVTKNELAQKITYVPLTYENGLKGNPNEGFVGNMKDGPGLSIYHGPLAEVIRNYVGDRLIDFSGSDPDKLFHYLDQGLPVWVIVTSTFGPVSSFKTWNTPSGKMNVTFDLHSVVLTGYDKNNFYINNPYGYKNQKVNKEEFIKGWKQLGSQAIVITR; translated from the coding sequence ATGATCTGTATTTACAGTCTTGTTTTTGTAGAATGGGGAGAATACAAAGAGATAGAGCAGGACAATTCCCTTGAGCCTCAAACGTCTGAATCATTGATAAAGCTGAATCAAACCGTAGTTCAAGACGAAAAAGCAAAACCTGAATCCCTTCTCGATGTTCCGCTCCTCAATCAAATGGATGCACCTCGGCTTTATAACGGCTGCGAAGTGACCAGCATGGCGATGATTTTGAACTATTTTGACATAAATGTTACTAAAAATGAATTGGCCCAAAAAATAACTTATGTTCCACTCACTTATGAAAATGGTCTTAAAGGGAACCCTAATGAAGGATTTGTTGGTAATATGAAAGACGGTCCAGGTCTGTCGATTTATCATGGGCCGCTGGCAGAAGTAATTAGAAATTACGTGGGAGACCGTTTAATTGACTTTTCAGGAAGTGATCCCGATAAGCTATTTCATTATCTCGATCAAGGACTGCCTGTATGGGTGATTGTTACTTCAACATTCGGTCCCGTCAGCAGTTTCAAAACGTGGAATACACCGAGTGGGAAAATGAATGTCACATTTGATTTACATAGCGTGGTATTAACTGGCTATGATAAAAACAACTTCTATATTAACAATCCATATGGGTACAAAAACCAAAAAGTAAACAAGGAGGAGTTTATTAAAGGCTGGAAACAATTAGGTAGCCAGGCGATTGTAATTACGCGATAA
- a CDS encoding Glu/Leu/Phe/Val family dehydrogenase, producing MSEKRNVIEQSLQALLEDEEFLPDLKAQTREQAFKSLVAILSTPNQIHKSFLRVALENGTIIRVPSFRIQHNNTLGPYKGGIRFHPSVNEEEVSNLARLMTLKNALHEVPFGGGKGGVVINPKEYTPKELNLICKKYVQYHNDILGPDKDIPAPDVGTGDREMDWMMAEYKDTHPGEPYRGSFTGKSIINGGSLGRREATGKGVYFTFRYMMHDFLHDNEQWLKNTDNIFAKTALVHTDRKLTIAVQGFGNLGSVAALEAYQCNYLQNQIVAVSDHNVMLYNSDGLDIPGLINYAKGHDGDLPASEENLAEENIKATLHNRDDLLEMDVDVLMLAALEDQIHVSNMEQIKAQMIIEGANAPITEEADEYLSDKGVLIVPDILANAGGVIVSYLEWMQGRETQFYKEEEIYDLLFDKMKKTMDTILPQFFGDPFALRQNCYIHSVMKLSTVMYRQGKLY from the coding sequence ATGAGTGAAAAAAGAAACGTTATTGAACAATCGTTACAGGCGCTGCTTGAAGATGAAGAGTTTCTCCCTGATTTAAAGGCACAAACGAGAGAGCAAGCTTTTAAATCGCTCGTAGCTATTCTTTCAACACCGAACCAAATACATAAGTCGTTTTTGAGAGTCGCCTTAGAAAATGGAACGATCATTAGGGTTCCGTCCTTTCGTATCCAGCACAATAATACACTGGGTCCCTATAAAGGCGGGATCCGTTTCCACCCTTCAGTTAATGAAGAAGAAGTGTCAAACCTTGCTAGGCTGATGACCTTGAAGAATGCGTTGCATGAGGTCCCATTTGGCGGTGGCAAGGGAGGTGTGGTGATTAATCCTAAAGAGTACACCCCTAAAGAGTTAAATCTAATTTGCAAGAAATATGTCCAGTATCATAATGATATTCTCGGACCAGATAAGGATATCCCAGCGCCTGACGTAGGTACGGGTGATCGTGAAATGGACTGGATGATGGCAGAGTACAAAGATACTCACCCAGGAGAACCGTACAGAGGAAGTTTTACAGGTAAAAGCATTATTAATGGCGGCTCATTAGGACGCAGAGAAGCCACCGGTAAAGGTGTTTATTTTACCTTCCGTTATATGATGCACGATTTCTTACACGATAATGAACAGTGGCTAAAAAACACAGACAATATTTTTGCAAAAACGGCACTAGTCCACACCGACCGTAAACTTACCATTGCCGTCCAAGGGTTTGGGAATCTGGGGTCTGTGGCAGCTCTAGAAGCCTATCAATGTAATTACCTGCAAAATCAAATTGTTGCCGTCAGTGACCATAATGTGATGCTGTATAACTCGGATGGTTTAGATATCCCAGGATTAATTAATTATGCAAAAGGGCATGATGGGGACCTTCCAGCATCTGAGGAAAACCTTGCTGAAGAGAATATAAAAGCAACCCTCCATAATCGTGACGACTTGTTAGAAATGGATGTTGATGTGCTCATGCTGGCGGCGCTTGAAGATCAAATTCATGTGAGTAATATGGAACAAATTAAAGCGCAAATGATTATTGAAGGGGCGAATGCGCCAATTACAGAAGAAGCAGATGAGTATTTAAGTGATAAAGGTGTGCTCATCGTTCCTGATATCCTTGCTAATGCTGGTGGTGTAATTGTTTCTTATTTGGAGTGGATGCAAGGCCGTGAGACACAATTCTATAAGGAAGAAGAAATATACGACCTGCTATTTGATAAAATGAAGAAGACGATGGATACAATTTTGCCGCAATTCTTTGGCGACCCCTTCGCCCTTCGTCAAAATTGCTACATCCATTCTGTTATGAAGCTTTCTACGGTCATGTACCGACAAGGTAAATTGTATTAA
- a CDS encoding amino acid ABC transporter substrate-binding protein — MKKFVGWMVVSLFILILAACGSSESDTSGDEAASDQSLYDQIKEEGVLTIGTEGTYAPYTFHNDQDELTGYDVDVAREVAKRMGVEAEFKETKWDAMFAGLNSERFDMIANQVGIKPDREEKYNFSVPYTYTAAVLVTNKNNKEIGSFEDLEGKTSAQSLTSNYSEIAKSYGAEVESVEGFNPAMQLLANGRVDATVNDRLSVLDYLNQQGENVPVEIVDKEEDASETAMMFRENNPELVDAVNEALKSMKEDGTLKEISNKWFNEDVSVK; from the coding sequence ATGAAAAAATTTGTTGGATGGATGGTTGTGTCCTTATTTATTTTAATTTTAGCTGCTTGTGGATCAAGTGAGTCAGATACGAGTGGAGATGAAGCGGCTAGTGATCAATCTCTATATGATCAAATCAAAGAGGAAGGCGTCCTAACGATAGGCACAGAAGGAACATACGCCCCATATACATTTCATAATGATCAGGATGAACTGACGGGTTATGATGTTGATGTCGCTCGTGAAGTGGCTAAACGTATGGGCGTTGAAGCGGAATTTAAAGAGACGAAATGGGACGCGATGTTTGCCGGGTTAAACAGCGAGCGTTTTGACATGATCGCAAACCAGGTGGGGATTAAACCGGATCGTGAAGAGAAATACAACTTTTCTGTTCCTTATACCTACACTGCTGCCGTGCTAGTGACGAATAAGAATAATAAAGAAATCGGCAGCTTTGAAGATTTAGAAGGTAAAACGTCGGCACAGTCATTAACCAGTAACTATTCTGAGATAGCCAAAAGCTATGGGGCAGAAGTTGAGAGTGTGGAAGGATTTAACCCAGCTATGCAGCTTCTTGCTAATGGACGTGTAGATGCAACTGTCAATGATCGACTGTCTGTTCTTGATTATTTGAATCAACAAGGGGAAAACGTACCAGTTGAAATCGTGGATAAAGAGGAAGATGCCTCAGAAACGGCCATGATGTTCCGTGAAAATAATCCTGAGCTTGTAGATGCTGTTAACGAAGCATTGAAAAGCATGAAAGAAGACGGAACACTGAAAGAAATCTCAAACAAATGGTTTAATGAAGATGTTTCAGTTAAGTAG
- a CDS encoding amino acid ABC transporter permease: MKMFQLSSTLLSPESIEILKDSFLPLLKGVLIYTIPLSFLSFFIGLVLAITTAIFRISGIKVLSGVARVYVSIIRGTPLLVQLFIVFFGLGSLGIEFLKFDPFVGALIALSLNTGAYASETIRASILSIEKGQWEASSSIGMSYFQALRRVIMPQATRVSIPPLSNSFIGLVKETSLASTILVSEMFRKAQEIVAATYEPLLVYVEAAAIYWVICFILSLIQDQIENRLNRYVKT, translated from the coding sequence ATGAAGATGTTTCAGTTAAGTAGTACACTTCTGAGTCCAGAATCAATCGAAATCTTAAAAGACTCCTTTCTTCCCTTGTTGAAAGGAGTTCTTATTTACACGATTCCATTATCATTTCTCTCCTTTTTTATTGGATTGGTTCTAGCGATTACGACGGCTATTTTCCGGATATCGGGAATTAAGGTGTTAAGCGGGGTCGCCCGTGTTTACGTGTCGATCATCCGCGGGACTCCGCTGCTTGTGCAATTATTCATCGTCTTCTTTGGTTTAGGGTCTTTAGGTATTGAGTTCTTAAAGTTCGATCCTTTTGTTGGTGCCCTGATTGCTCTGTCATTAAATACAGGGGCTTATGCATCTGAGACGATACGAGCATCGATTTTATCGATTGAAAAAGGACAGTGGGAGGCTTCCTCATCGATAGGGATGTCCTATTTCCAGGCATTACGCCGTGTGATCATGCCACAAGCGACACGCGTATCGATCCCGCCTTTGTCCAATTCATTTATCGGTCTTGTTAAAGAAACATCACTAGCTTCGACAATCCTTGTCAGTGAGATGTTCAGAAAAGCACAAGAAATCGTCGCTGCAACATATGAGCCGCTCCTCGTTTATGTCGAGGCGGCCGCGATCTACTGGGTGATTTGTTTCATCCTATCCCTTATTCAAGATCAAATCGAAAATCGATTAAATCGGTATGTGAAAACGTAA
- a CDS encoding amino acid ABC transporter ATP-binding protein has protein sequence MLSMEHVNKQFGDLKVLKDISLHVQQGKVIVIVGPSGSGKTTLLRCLNVLEQPESGSVTIDNQTLNFSKRVSKKQIRDFRKQTGMVFQTYNLFPHFNAIQNVMEGPVTVQKVDKARARDKAAELLTKVGLQEKMNVYPYQLSGGQQQRVGIARAMAIDPKVMLFDEPTSALDPELVGEVLRVMKGLANEGMTMVVVTHEMNFAKEVADEVIFMDEGAIVERGAPIDLFEHPKEQRTRQFLNLINQ, from the coding sequence ATGTTATCCATGGAACATGTTAATAAACAGTTTGGCGATCTCAAAGTGCTGAAAGACATCAGTTTACATGTCCAGCAAGGAAAAGTAATCGTCATCGTCGGACCCTCAGGTTCTGGAAAAACCACATTGCTACGGTGTTTAAATGTACTCGAACAACCCGAGAGCGGCTCTGTAACAATCGACAATCAAACCCTTAATTTTTCTAAAAGAGTGAGTAAAAAACAAATTCGTGATTTTCGCAAGCAGACAGGGATGGTTTTCCAAACGTATAATCTCTTCCCACACTTCAACGCCATACAAAATGTGATGGAAGGGCCTGTAACTGTACAAAAAGTCGATAAAGCGAGAGCGCGTGATAAAGCTGCAGAGCTGCTAACTAAAGTAGGATTGCAAGAAAAAATGAACGTCTATCCTTATCAGCTATCAGGTGGTCAGCAGCAGCGTGTCGGTATTGCACGCGCAATGGCGATCGATCCAAAAGTGATGCTCTTCGATGAGCCAACATCAGCCCTTGACCCTGAACTGGTCGGCGAAGTCTTACGTGTGATGAAGGGACTCGCGAACGAAGGGATGACCATGGTCGTCGTTACACATGAAATGAATTTTGCTAAAGAAGTAGCAGATGAAGTTATTTTTATGGACGAAGGAGCCATCGTCGAACGGGGGGCACCGATCGATTTATTTGAACATCCAAAAGAACAGCGAACAAGACAGTTTCTTAATTTGATTAATCAATAA
- a CDS encoding C45 family autoproteolytic acyltransferase/hydolase produces MKKVHSDLLQFRGTHYNFGYKQGELLKNSLTVKNREKQWKVRKPRFIVEEIEVKEAITRFAPGLWDELLGLRDALEWPMKRVMMEFGGYRVDYKRSGCSIMTGDGYMIRNYDYMPKTYEGRYSFFQPTDVGYAIAGPTQRITGRMDGMNEHGLTLGYNFMHRKKPGDGFICCAIGRMILESCANVEEAVTMLQDIPHRHSFSYTVFDKSNQTYVIEASPRGIEVRQSNVCTNHFEIMTKENRNHLVDSVKRMDAINDHRDELNGAYDAFRLMNDTDKGVFSKQYSNWAGTIHTSGYLPKEMKTWFALGGDAEPVEFDFAKWLLGDDVKLERITGEVDTDIPFVHTDEGAYWTGRK; encoded by the coding sequence TTGAAGAAAGTACACAGCGATCTATTACAATTTCGAGGTACTCATTATAATTTCGGATATAAGCAAGGAGAATTGCTCAAAAACTCCTTAACTGTTAAAAACCGCGAAAAGCAGTGGAAGGTCAGGAAGCCGAGGTTTATCGTTGAAGAAATAGAGGTGAAGGAGGCGATCACAAGGTTTGCCCCTGGATTATGGGACGAGCTGCTTGGCTTGCGTGACGCCTTAGAATGGCCGATGAAGCGGGTGATGATGGAATTTGGCGGTTATCGTGTCGATTATAAGCGTTCGGGCTGTTCAATTATGACAGGAGACGGCTATATGATTCGTAACTATGATTATATGCCGAAAACCTATGAAGGACGCTACAGTTTCTTCCAGCCGACCGACGTGGGCTATGCTATAGCTGGGCCTACACAACGCATTACTGGTCGTATGGATGGAATGAATGAACACGGATTGACGCTTGGCTACAATTTTATGCATCGGAAAAAACCAGGTGATGGCTTTATCTGTTGTGCGATCGGGCGAATGATATTAGAATCATGTGCGAACGTAGAGGAAGCGGTCACCATGCTTCAAGACATTCCGCACCGTCACTCTTTCAGCTATACCGTTTTTGACAAAAGCAATCAAACGTATGTAATCGAAGCCTCCCCAAGAGGAATAGAAGTACGTCAATCTAACGTATGCACGAACCACTTTGAAATCATGACCAAAGAAAACCGTAACCATCTCGTTGATTCGGTGAAGCGCATGGATGCAATCAATGACCATAGAGATGAGCTGAATGGAGCATACGATGCCTTTCGTCTGATGAACGATACAGATAAAGGTGTTTTCTCGAAACAATACAGCAACTGGGCAGGAACGATTCATACATCTGGTTACTTGCCGAAAGAAATGAAGACCTGGTTCGCGCTTGGTGGAGACGCGGAGCCAGTCGAATTTGATTTTGCAAAATGGTTGCTGGGTGATGATGTGAAGTTGGAACGGATTACTGGAGAAGTAGATACAGATATCCCGTTTGTTCACACGGATGAAGGGGCCTATTGGACAGGGAGAAAGTAG
- a CDS encoding YjcZ family sporulation protein: protein MSGYAGGGFAMIVVLFILLIIVGAGGFGGYGY, encoded by the coding sequence ATGAGTGGATATGCTGGTGGAGGATTTGCTATGATTGTAGTCCTCTTCATCCTACTAATCATCGTTGGAGCAGGTGGCTTTGGCGGATATGGTTATTAG
- the ssuE gene encoding NADPH-dependent FMN reductase produces the protein MSEIVLLSGSPSEQSRSELVLDYLAKLVDQEGRSTEKISVRNVSPEDLFYARYESEAIEEIATTIQQAKGVIVASPVYKASYSGILKALIDLLPQDVLKDTPVFPIMTGGSKSHLLAIEYALKPLLATLKGQNLKGVYLLDNQINKSSRARPITNEDCDQRLKKQLVYFLEMIQKQVPLAF, from the coding sequence ATGAGTGAAATTGTACTGTTATCTGGAAGCCCTTCTGAGCAATCAAGGTCAGAGCTTGTATTAGATTATTTAGCAAAATTGGTCGATCAGGAAGGACGATCTACAGAGAAGATTTCCGTACGCAATGTGTCACCGGAAGATTTATTTTATGCACGCTATGAAAGTGAGGCGATTGAAGAAATTGCAACGACGATTCAACAGGCAAAAGGAGTTATTGTTGCTTCCCCTGTATATAAAGCGTCGTACTCTGGAATTCTTAAGGCTCTAATTGATTTACTGCCACAGGATGTGTTAAAGGACACCCCCGTCTTCCCAATTATGACCGGTGGCAGCAAGTCCCATTTGCTTGCGATTGAATATGCGTTAAAACCATTACTGGCTACGTTAAAAGGACAAAATTTAAAGGGCGTGTATTTGCTTGACAATCAAATTAATAAGTCTAGCCGAGCACGACCGATAACGAATGAAGATTGTGACCAACGCCTGAAGAAACAACTTGTATACTTCCTTGAGATGATTCAAAAGCAAGTCCCTCTAGCCTTTTAA
- a CDS encoding GyrI-like domain-containing protein produces the protein MKHTIVERDAFQVAGIKKEISCDNEDKDIQLLWGEATKSGIADLLVQLNNGQINGLLAIYDNYNETQNTWDYWIATQFHGNVPDELSSFEVPPSRWVVFEVHGLIPEAIENVWKQIDSGWLPSNGYETADIASLEVYKEFYPYHSDSYSEIWVPIR, from the coding sequence ATGAAGCATACTATTGTTGAGAGAGATGCTTTTCAAGTCGCAGGCATTAAAAAAGAAATTTCATGTGATAACGAGGACAAGGATATCCAACTACTCTGGGGAGAGGCCACCAAAAGTGGAATCGCCGATTTACTGGTTCAATTAAATAACGGACAAATTAACGGTCTATTAGCAATCTACGACAACTATAATGAAACGCAAAACACATGGGACTATTGGATCGCTACACAATTCCATGGTAACGTCCCCGATGAATTATCGAGCTTTGAAGTTCCTCCTTCAAGGTGGGTTGTATTTGAAGTACACGGACTCATTCCAGAAGCTATAGAAAATGTATGGAAGCAGATTGATTCAGGATGGTTGCCCTCTAATGGATATGAAACAGCGGATATAGCATCACTCGAAGTCTATAAAGAATTTTATCCCTACCATTCAGATTCGTATTCTGAAATCTGGGTTCCAATAAGATAG
- a CDS encoding PaaI family thioesterase, which translates to MKPVINESDLHHQYKAEIVKVMENEPYAQFLGIRLMEINEGKAIAELDVENHMLNSHGTVHGAVTFAIADYVFAAASNSYGKTSVGISNTVNYMAAGKKGTRLQATAIEEKKNHRMAWYKIKVESEDELIATMEALAYRKNHYFVPVD; encoded by the coding sequence TTGAAACCTGTAATCAACGAAAGTGATCTGCACCATCAGTATAAAGCAGAAATAGTTAAAGTGATGGAGAATGAGCCTTATGCTCAGTTCTTGGGAATTAGATTAATGGAAATCAACGAAGGTAAGGCTATTGCCGAATTAGATGTCGAGAATCATATGTTAAATTCACATGGAACCGTTCATGGAGCCGTTACATTTGCTATTGCTGATTATGTATTTGCAGCAGCGTCCAACTCTTACGGAAAGACATCTGTCGGGATTTCAAACACGGTTAACTATATGGCAGCCGGAAAGAAAGGAACACGGCTTCAGGCAACAGCTATTGAAGAAAAGAAGAATCATAGAATGGCTTGGTATAAGATAAAAGTCGAGAGCGAAGATGAATTAATTGCTACAATGGAAGCATTGGCCTACCGTAAAAACCATTATTTCGTGCCAGTAGATTAA
- a CDS encoding thioesterase family protein: MKSGLQVGDTAIIKAEVTSDMFAQFEGEIVHPAYSTVTMVYHMEWASRKLILPYLTPKEEGMGASVQVKHLAPSGQGEQLEITATVTEIRQHSILSKVIVTNERGTIGEGYVKQAILLKEYISKQLTAK, encoded by the coding sequence ATGAAGAGCGGACTGCAGGTGGGAGATACAGCTATAATAAAGGCAGAAGTAACCTCGGATATGTTTGCACAATTCGAGGGAGAAATTGTCCATCCCGCCTATTCTACAGTAACAATGGTATACCACATGGAATGGGCTTCTAGAAAACTAATTCTTCCGTATCTAACTCCGAAAGAAGAAGGTATGGGAGCTTCCGTACAGGTTAAACATTTAGCCCCTTCTGGACAAGGGGAACAGTTAGAAATTACAGCAACTGTAACTGAGATTAGACAACACTCTATTCTATCTAAAGTTATTGTTACAAATGAAAGAGGAACAATTGGTGAGGGTTACGTTAAACAAGCGATTCTATTAAAAGAATACATTAGCAAACAATTAACGGCAAAGTAA
- a CDS encoding enoyl-CoA hydratase-related protein, whose amino-acid sequence MTKVNTEIKGALATITLNRPELLNCFDYDMLQQLEEALQTLQLDGNIRAIIFTGAGEKAFSAGADLKERQTLTEQEVRRNVAKIRNVFTLVEEMPQPTIAAINGYALGGGFELALACDLRLASNHAKMGLTEVSWAIIPGAGGTQRLTKLIGPAYAKELILTARKIEAERAEELGIINKMVSKEELLTQAISLANEIMSNGPLAVTQAKYAIQHGNDVDTYTGLAIEAKAYEVVIPTEDRLEALKAFKEKRPAHFEGK is encoded by the coding sequence ATGACTAAGGTTAATACGGAAATTAAAGGGGCCCTGGCCACGATTACGTTAAATAGACCCGAACTATTAAATTGTTTTGACTATGATATGCTTCAGCAATTAGAAGAAGCGCTTCAAACGCTTCAACTTGACGGAAATATTCGTGCGATTATTTTTACGGGGGCAGGTGAAAAGGCTTTTAGTGCCGGGGCTGATTTAAAAGAAAGACAAACATTGACTGAACAAGAAGTCAGGCGAAATGTAGCCAAAATACGGAATGTGTTCACCCTTGTTGAAGAAATGCCCCAGCCTACTATAGCAGCGATTAATGGGTACGCATTAGGAGGTGGATTTGAACTTGCATTAGCTTGTGATCTACGTTTAGCCTCTAATCACGCAAAAATGGGATTAACGGAAGTTAGTTGGGCCATCATCCCGGGCGCAGGGGGAACTCAACGCCTTACAAAGTTAATTGGTCCTGCCTACGCAAAAGAACTCATCTTAACTGCTCGGAAGATAGAAGCTGAAAGAGCAGAAGAATTAGGAATAATCAATAAGATGGTGTCAAAAGAGGAGTTACTAACTCAAGCAATTTCTCTTGCAAATGAAATAATGTCTAATGGGCCATTGGCTGTGACGCAAGCTAAATACGCGATTCAACATGGAAATGATGTCGATACTTACACTGGCTTAGCTATAGAAGCTAAAGCCTATGAAGTTGTTATTCCTACTGAAGACCGACTTGAAGCCTTAAAGGCATTTAAAGAAAAACGACCAGCCCATTTCGAAGGAAAATAA
- a CDS encoding NAD(P)/FAD-dependent oxidoreductase, whose product MMSEKKTYDITIIGAGPVGLFTAFYAGMRKASVKIIDSLPQVGGQLSALYPDKHIYDVGGFPKIKAQELVNQLHEQAQTFSPTISLEESVENVVRLEDGTFKLVTPSHIHYSRTIIITAGAGAFQPRKLKVERADSYEENCLHYAVKDLDRFKNRRVLVCGGGDSAVDWSLALESIAKEVTLIHRRPSFRAHEHSLSLLEKSSVGLKTPFEVSRLIGRDDALEQVLIQEVKGDNTHLLDVDDLIVNFGFVTSLGPLKTWGLDIKKNAIDVSSRMETNIPGIFAAGDVCTYEGKAKLIATGFGEAPIAVNHAKKLVDPKAKLQAGHSTSLFASSSK is encoded by the coding sequence TTGATGTCTGAAAAAAAGACTTATGATATTACGATAATTGGTGCAGGTCCAGTTGGTCTTTTTACAGCTTTTTATGCAGGAATGAGAAAAGCATCCGTTAAAATAATAGATAGTTTACCTCAGGTTGGCGGCCAATTATCAGCTTTATACCCTGATAAACATATTTACGATGTTGGTGGTTTTCCAAAAATTAAGGCCCAAGAATTAGTCAACCAATTACATGAACAGGCGCAAACTTTTTCACCCACTATTAGCTTAGAGGAATCAGTAGAAAACGTGGTTCGTTTAGAAGACGGGACTTTTAAACTCGTTACTCCATCACATATTCACTATTCACGAACGATTATTATTACGGCTGGTGCTGGGGCATTTCAACCTCGAAAATTAAAAGTGGAAAGGGCAGATAGTTACGAAGAAAATTGTCTTCATTATGCCGTCAAAGACCTAGACCGATTCAAAAATCGCAGGGTTCTTGTTTGTGGCGGTGGCGACTCTGCAGTAGATTGGTCTCTGGCCTTAGAATCAATTGCTAAGGAAGTCACACTTATTCACCGTCGTCCATCCTTTCGTGCTCATGAGCATAGCCTCTCCTTGTTAGAAAAATCTAGCGTAGGTTTGAAAACCCCTTTTGAAGTTAGTCGATTAATCGGCAGAGACGACGCACTCGAACAAGTACTAATCCAAGAAGTTAAAGGGGATAACACTCATTTACTTGACGTTGACGATCTTATTGTAAATTTCGGATTTGTCACTTCTTTAGGTCCTTTAAAAACATGGGGGCTTGATATTAAAAAAAACGCGATTGACGTTAGTTCACGAATGGAAACAAACATTCCAGGGATTTTCGCTGCTGGAGATGTATGTACCTATGAAGGCAAAGCTAAGTTAATCGCAACTGGCTTTGGTGAAGCTCCTATTGCTGTCAATCATGCTAAAAAACTGGTGGATCCTAAAGCAAAACTTCAAGCTGGACATAGCACGAGTTTATTTGCTTCTTCCAGTAAATAA